TCTACTTCTCAGATGATAACAATTCTTTGGTTTGTCTCCAAGCACTTTTACAAGGTGTTTTTAAGTACAATAAGTGACCAAAAAACTTCAAAGTTAAATGTAATCCTAACTTACATCTCTGAGTGAGATCTTTCCTGTGTAAACGATGTCAGAGCCCTCGCGTTTGAATACTGAATGTGGCTTGTCCTTCAACACAAAGACCACGTCAGCTGGAATGTTGGTGGGAGTCTCGTCCCCCTCTTTGGGAAATGTGATTTTCGTGCCCTCTTTCCACCCCTTCTTTATCTGCACCTCCAGGATTTTATCTTCTGTCCTTATCGTTCGCCCGTCAGGGTTCAGCCTTTTACGAGAGATCTTCATTCTCTTTGTGCAACCTGACAGAACTTCCTCCAAGGTCACTCGGAGATCGTGAACCACAGGGGAGTCCTGCTGCTTCTTTACAACACTACTGTGACCGCCCATTCCTCCCATACTAGAGCTGAAGGAGCGAGGGAACCCGCCCATTCCACCGCCGCCCATCCCAAAGCGGGCAAATGGGTCGTCAATGTCCATGTCCTCATCCATGCCTCCATTGCGCGCACCAAAAAACTGTCCGAAAGGGTTACGTCCACCGAAGAACTCTTCAAAGATGGCATGAGGGTCTCCCTGGAAGCTGTAGCTGAAGGTGCCAGGACCACTACCACCTGAGGGACCTCCGCCTTTCAGacctgagagagagatacaCTCCATTAACATATTTATCACTAAAGTAGGAATGAATCTTTGTGTGGTACATTCCTTTATTGTGAATTGTTACTGTTATAGAGAGATGAGTGTCATTAATAAGGCAAAAACTTAAATAACTATAACTAAGGTTTTAAAGTATCACATTCACTACTATCTTGGAATTTGCTGCAGACgcatagtgtatatatatatgcacttAAGTGCTCTTACCAGAGTAATTCAACACTCATTAGGGCATCTTTCAtattatcagtaataatatCTCACTAATATTAACGTCATCATTTTTCCCCCACAATTACTCCTGTTAGGTTTACATATGGTCTGGTTTCTTTATCAGTTTTGATTCTGAAAACATGCCACAAAGTACAGGAGTGAATCAGACACAAAGCATTATGGTAAAATAACAGAAGTGGCGAAGAAGCAAgagcaacagcaaaacattgtTCACGTTACAACTGAGACAACACACAAGCAGCGTTTAGAGTTTACTGTAAGGTACTCTGTAAATTAATCtacacagtaaacaaacaccaaaaacGTCCCTTCATGTTACTATTATAGATTTACTACCCATTAGCATGGGGTCAGCCACTTGTTGAGTGCATGTTGCCAAAGTTTcgaataatataaaataaaaacatatagaaaataaagtatgtaaaagtaatccttAAGAgcaaaaagctcaggcttcagacgTTCAGACTACCTTTCCAATGGTTTTCTCTACTTTGTGTCTCTGGCGTCAGATAGGCACGGGTTTCTTTACGTGGTCATCTACTCACAGCAGAGATTATTCAGCCACTCTGTTCAGGGCTACTCTTCAAGTTTCTGGAGGTTGTTCAGCATGTCTGATAGAAAGTGCTTTTTTGGTTGTGAAGGAAAGCTGGTAAGTTTTTTCATGGACAGATGCCTTTATTTTTTGCTAAAGTAATTGCTAACTGTAGCTtccgttagctagttagctgtgcagctagctGACTCcaaccatctgactctcggtCAAACCTCCCCCGGCGGTCCAAAGCACCTGTGCTAGCGGTACAAACACTCCCCCggtgctcagagctaactgagctaacggcagctacagttagcggttactttaacACTATCTGTGAGAGTGGAGGCAGCGCAGTTGGAGaacatcagagggaaaatatctagtttcaccaaaatcaatGCATAAAGTTACAgaagttgtgtgtttatgtaccCCAGAAACTCTTTGGGGTTTGAATTTACTAACTGTAGCAGATATATGCCAATGAGCGCACCGGCTAGAGGATGAAGCAGTCATaatttaaaggggacctattatgctcatttccagctctgtattcTCATTTTCTGATTCCACTGGagaagctttgcatgattcacagttcaaaaaagtcctgatttatcttctactgacccttcatgcagcccctcagttcaccgtctgtctgaaacaagccgtttgagctcctgtctctggtctttggaagaattcccaaaggcaaactgtaaacctaatgTTACTAAGCAACTTTGACATAAACATCTCCTCTGTGCCTGGcgcagagataccatataaggacatccgtgcctatctgacatcagatagacacagCGGTTGAAAAAAGTtggaaacggagcgttcagagcagtctgctTTTACGTACGTTTACCTTTCATTAATTGGcgctttggcaacgtttagtatgaatatctgAAAttgtaactgtatatatatatatatatgacaaaaaaaaataagaaaaaacataatGGGTCGCAAGTGTGAGGCATTTCTaagacttttactttaattaagATTTCTTACATTCATCTACatgtctatttttttctttaaatcatctTCCCTGAGTTACCATAGTTACTAAACAGGTAAGAATAATAAGAAGTATTTCGGTACATTTCTGTGACACTGCCCCACCTGTCAGGTTTCCATGCACCAAAATTAACACTGACTTCAGTGACAGCACCATGAAAACATCCGAAAGCAAGCACGTTGCACGCTACTCCCCGCCCCTCCTGACGTAAAGACAGACCCGTCCAGCTCCTCTCTTGAACTCACGTTTACTTTTAGTCTGTTTTTGACTTCTTGTAGCAACATGTTAAGCGAGCTTTCCTGTCTGCAGAGCCTCGCCTTCAGGGTGAAGACAGGACGGAGCAGAGGGGGGCTGGGGGCGCCATTACACACAGCATAACATTAACGTCACTTTGGTCCCATGCATGTTAGACATCGTTACCTTTCCGCCAGGCATCTTATCTTATTGACATCCACAGAATCGCATAACACGGTGTAAACCTAACTAGTTTCACTCCCAGAGCCACGTCATTAATGGCACTGTTTAATGATTCACGAGTTAAATC
The sequence above is a segment of the Enoplosus armatus isolate fEnoArm2 chromosome 2, fEnoArm2.hap1, whole genome shotgun sequence genome. Coding sequences within it:
- the dnajb1b gene encoding dnaJ homolog subfamily B member 1b, with the translated sequence MVKMSKDYYDILGIKRGASEDDIKKAYRKQALRYHPDKNKSPGAEEKFKEIAEAYDVLSDPKKKDIYDRYGEEGLKGGGPSGGSGPGTFSYSFQGDPHAIFEEFFGGRNPFGQFFGARNGGMDEDMDIDDPFARFGMGGGGMGGFPRSFSSSMGGMGGHSSVVKKQQDSPVVHDLRVTLEEVLSGCTKRMKISRKRLNPDGRTIRTEDKILEVQIKKGWKEGTKITFPKEGDETPTNIPADVVFVLKDKPHSVFKREGSDIVYTGKISLRDALCGCTVPVPTLEGKTVTVSTTDIVQPGMKRRVSGEGLPYPKRPDRRGDLIVEYEVKFPERLSQSARDTIAQVLPRS